One Haloarchaeobius amylolyticus DNA window includes the following coding sequences:
- the cas6 gene encoding CRISPR system precrRNA processing endoribonuclease RAMP protein Cas6, producing MATSSESGHESTTLRRVQIKLAPDSRFSVPNSDGYSLYSAVLSSIDAMDETVSQQVHDSDLGSLHVSALRGVFADSDRPHHKTILPNNRYTATIGVTDPSDARVFQTLVRGLVLENDEISLTNGSLHVREFENSNTNHTELLEEAGSLDEPRLTFDFQSPTCIEEAGSVTTMFPHRVSVFRSLLGKWNRTAPDDLNLEFDRDALARSVIEKPDASSYDTHSVLVNRVSDDDDNPRPIFRQGFTGTCTYAFKDASESLQNAVTAVSLFAEYSGVGSAVARGCGDVTVEAIQ from the coding sequence ATGGCGACATCGAGTGAGTCTGGTCACGAATCCACTACCCTCCGCCGGGTGCAGATCAAACTTGCACCCGACTCACGATTCTCTGTCCCGAACTCAGACGGATACAGCCTCTACAGCGCAGTCCTTTCCAGTATCGACGCTATGGACGAAACAGTAAGCCAACAGGTCCACGATTCCGACCTCGGATCGCTCCACGTCAGCGCCCTTCGTGGTGTCTTCGCCGACAGCGACCGGCCCCACCACAAGACAATCCTCCCGAACAACCGCTACACAGCCACGATTGGGGTTACCGACCCAAGCGACGCCAGGGTTTTCCAAACTCTGGTTCGTGGCTTAGTGCTCGAAAATGACGAGATTTCTCTCACTAACGGATCTCTTCACGTCCGCGAGTTCGAGAACTCCAATACAAACCACACAGAATTGCTTGAAGAAGCTGGCTCACTCGACGAACCCCGGCTTACCTTCGATTTTCAGAGCCCGACATGCATTGAGGAGGCCGGGTCTGTGACAACCATGTTCCCTCACAGAGTCTCTGTGTTCCGCAGTTTACTCGGAAAGTGGAACCGAACGGCTCCCGATGACCTCAACCTTGAATTCGACCGCGACGCACTCGCTCGCTCAGTCATCGAAAAACCCGACGCCAGCTCCTACGATACCCACAGCGTTCTGGTAAACCGGGTCAGCGACGACGATGATAACCCGCGCCCGATCTTCCGACAAGGATTCACCGGTACCTGTACCTATGCGTTCAAGGACGCTTCTGAAAGCCTCCAGAACGCCGTCACCGCTGTCTCCCTCTTTGCTGAGTACTCCGGGGTTGGGTCAGCCGTTGCACGTGGCTGTGGGGATGTCACTGTGGAGGCAATTCAGTAA
- the csa3 gene encoding CRISPR-associated CARF protein Csa3 gives MKNFILPVGHDTRRVTRPIISHGIDAHDTVVLVRPSDDDAPGAEDSRSSQAIADIRDFLREIEPNAALEVEHVSVDTWTETTLACSDLIQAARNPILGLCGGPRDVLLPMTVAGVIHANELEFAYVFSDLNQSVDTWTLPDLSPSIPEVTKNTLGAVHELGPCSLSELAQHTDSSKSTIGRHLDTLEEAGIIDSWAEGKHRYACVNESARVLAYSALDNDFVDL, from the coding sequence ATGAAGAACTTCATTCTCCCTGTTGGACACGACACGCGTCGTGTTACAAGACCCATCATCTCGCATGGAATAGACGCGCATGACACTGTGGTACTCGTCAGACCCAGCGACGATGATGCGCCCGGGGCAGAGGACTCTCGGTCGTCCCAGGCAATTGCAGACATCCGGGATTTTCTACGCGAAATTGAACCGAACGCTGCGCTTGAGGTCGAGCATGTCAGCGTTGATACTTGGACTGAGACGACACTCGCATGTAGTGATCTCATTCAAGCCGCACGAAACCCGATTCTCGGTCTTTGTGGAGGTCCCAGAGACGTCCTGCTCCCGATGACGGTTGCTGGTGTCATTCATGCGAATGAACTTGAATTCGCCTATGTGTTCAGTGATCTCAATCAGAGCGTCGACACATGGACGCTCCCAGATCTCTCCCCATCGATTCCAGAAGTTACGAAGAACACGCTCGGTGCGGTCCACGAACTCGGCCCATGTTCACTGTCAGAGCTCGCTCAGCACACCGACTCTTCAAAAAGTACTATCGGCCGCCACCTCGACACCCTCGAAGAGGCCGGTATCATCGACTCCTGGGCCGAAGGAAAACACCGATACGCGTGTGTAAACGAATCTGCACGCGTCTTGGCTTACAGTGCCCTAGACAACGACTTCGTGGACCTTTAA